The Brachyhypopomus gauderio isolate BG-103 chromosome 7, BGAUD_0.2, whole genome shotgun sequence genome has a window encoding:
- the cdca5 gene encoding sororin, whose amino-acid sequence MSNRTLRPASSGEVSKNNKIRKSDGSPPRRRSARLSANEENVPPQSEARVLVKRSITVRKIAPRKTQVSSVPKKENVGILSSATIKRPEMPSPAHAEAPVCKSTILSPIQAPASPLAQNREPDQDSLWSHKVRRSYSRLSMGERSFESSKPQSDSSPTRRVTLFGFERLQTPEVMRKANVSRGAFQSTSSLCGGSFNLSAAEDSVCSQSEPDLNIPGICLVKKTTRRKRVKQIKIPELDILAAKMNAEFEEAECFELVVE is encoded by the exons ATGAGCAATAGGACACTGCGACCAGCGTCGAGTGGTGAAGTGAGCAAGAACAACAAAATCAGAA AATCAGATGGAAGCCCACCCCGAAGGAGATCTGCGAGGCTATCAGCGAATGAAGAAAATGTACCTCCTCAGTCTGAG GCTCGAGTGCTTGTTAAACGTTCCATCACTGTGAGGAAAATTGCACCAAGGAAAACCCAG GTTTCATCAGTCCCCAAAAAGGAAAATGTGGGCATATTATCCAGTGCTACAATAAAGAGGCCTGAGATGCCAAGTCCAGCCCACGCTGAGGCACCTGTATGCAAGTCTACCATCCTCTCCCCTATCCAAGCCCCAGCTTCTCCCCTTGCCCAGAACAGAGAGCCAGACCAGGATTCTCTGTGGTCCCATAAAGTACGTCGTTCCTACAGCCGCTTGAGCATGGGGGAACGGTCCTTTGAGAGCTCAAAGCCCCAGTCTGACTCATCTCCAACCCGCCGTGTGACGTTGTTTGGGTTTGAGAGGCTCCAGACTCCTGAGGTGATGCGTAAGGCCAACGTGTCGAGGGGAGCCTTCCAAAGCACCTCCTCTCTATGTGGAGGATCTTTCAACCTCTCAGCAGctgaggacagtgtgtgtagccaatcagagccagacCTGAACATCCCAGGAATTTGCCTGGTAAAGAAGACCACTCGGAGGAAGAGAGTCAAACAGATAAAG ATTCCAGAGCTGGACATTCTGGCTGCAAAAATGAATGCTGAGTTCGAAGAGGCTGAGTGTTTTGAGCTGGTGGTAGAGTAA
- the zfpl1 gene encoding zinc finger protein-like 1 has product MGLCKCPKRKVTNLFCFEHRVNVCEHCLVSNHNKCIVQSYLQWLQDSDYNPNCSLCSQPLSSQDTVRLVCYDLFHWSCLNDLASRLPLYTAPAGYQCPTCQGPVFPPPNLASPVVDMLRSQLSSVNWARAGLGLPLVEDKPETEEGTTHDVTDYTEWTFNTSGTAASVPSSALAYASEPALGPAPPHQDMGVGHSLQNNGGLEVQEHSVINMITATAPDTITINKASSPRKVYDTRESGHTSVTQIDFDDDKYRRRPALSWFAQILKNRLGTKRKPHTLKQKVFMLLLVGVIGFFTLIIIMAKLGRASADEDPNLDPMLNPNIRVGNM; this is encoded by the exons ATGGGTCTGTGCAAGTGCCCGAAGAGGAAGGTTACGAACCTTTTCTGCTTTGAACATCGTGTAAACGTTTGTGAACACTGCTTGGTCTCCAATCACAATAAG tgtattgtGCAATCCTACCTGCAGTGGCTTCAAGACAGCGATTACAACCCCAACTGTAGTTTGTGTAGTCAGCCTCTAAGTTCCCAGGACACTGTAAGATTAGTGTGCTATG ATCTATTCCACTGGTCCTGTCTGAATGACCTGGCATCACGCCTGCCCCTGTACACGGCCCCGGCGGGTTACCAGTGCCCAACATGCCAGGGGCCTGTCTTCCCACCCCCCAACCTGGCCAGCCCTGTGGTTGACATGCTGAGATCACAGCTGTCCTCAGTCAACTGGGCCAGAGCAGGACTGGGGCTTCCACTG GTTGAAGACAAACCTGAGACTGAGGAGGGCACAACCCATGATGTTACTGATTATACAGAGTGGACTTTTAACA CTTCTGGCACAGCAGCATCTGTCCCGTCCTCTGCCCTGGCCTATGCATCAGAACCAGCGCTCGGTCCAGCACCTCCTCATCAGGACATGGGGGTGGGCCACAGCCTGCAGAACAACGGGGGCCTAGAGGTCCAGGAGCACTCTGTCATCAATATGATCACAGCCACCGCGCCAGACACCATCACCATTAACAAAG CATCATCACCTAGGAAGGTGTATGACACACGAGAGTCTGGCCATACTTCTGTGACCCAGATCGACTTCGACGATGACAAGTATCGCCGGCGGCCAGCCCTCAGCTGGTTTGCACAGATTCTAAA GAACCGCTTGGGTACCAAGagaaaaccacacacactgaagcagaAGGTATTTATGCTGCTGCTGGTGGGAGTCATTGGCTTTTtcaccctcatcatcatcatggccAAGCTGGGCCGGGCCTCGGCCGATGAAGACCCTAACCTGGACCCCATGCTGAACCCCAATATCAGGGTGGGCAACATGTGA